In Desulfofundulus kuznetsovii DSM 6115, the following are encoded in one genomic region:
- the sigG gene encoding RNA polymerase sporulation sigma factor SigG, with protein sequence MLLNKVEISGVNTSKLPLLTGTQMRQLFEAMHNGDQEARTQLINGNLRLVLSVIQRFTNRGEYVDDLFQVGCIGLMKAIDNFDLSQNVKFSTYAVPMIIGEIRRYLRDNNSIRVSRSLRDIAYKALQVRDNLVNKYSREPSINEIAGELKLPREEIVFALDAIQEPISLFEPIYHDGGDPIFVMDQIKDEKNHDHNWLEGIAIRDALRRLSDREKLILTLRFYEGKTQMEVAEEIGISQAQVSRLEKAALNNMRKYL encoded by the coding sequence TGCTGAACAAGGTAGAGATCAGTGGTGTGAACACCTCAAAACTCCCCCTGTTAACGGGGACCCAGATGCGCCAGTTGTTCGAAGCAATGCATAACGGAGACCAGGAAGCCCGAACCCAGTTGATTAATGGTAACCTGCGCTTGGTCCTTTCGGTAATCCAGCGGTTTACCAACCGCGGTGAATATGTGGACGACCTCTTTCAGGTGGGTTGCATCGGATTGATGAAGGCGATCGATAATTTTGACCTCTCCCAGAACGTTAAGTTTTCCACCTATGCTGTTCCCATGATCATCGGTGAAATCCGGCGTTATTTAAGAGATAACAATTCCATTCGCGTAAGCCGCTCTTTAAGGGATATTGCCTATAAAGCCCTGCAGGTAAGAGACAACCTGGTAAACAAGTATTCCCGGGAACCGTCGATTAACGAAATCGCCGGGGAATTGAAGCTGCCCCGGGAGGAAATAGTTTTTGCCCTGGATGCCATCCAGGAACCCATTTCCCTCTTTGAACCTATCTATCATGACGGCGGGGACCCCATCTTTGTCATGGACCAGATTAAGGACGAAAAGAACCACGACCATAACTGGCTGGAAGGCATCGCCATCAGGGATGCTTTAAGACGACTGAGCGATCGGGAAAAATTAATCCTGACCTTACGTTTTTATGAGGGGAAAACCCAGATGGAGGTGGCGGAAGAGATCGGCATATCCCAGGCCCAGGTATCCCGCCTGGAGAAGGCTGCTTTAAATAACATGCGCAAATATTTATAG